From a region of the Calliphora vicina chromosome 4, idCalVici1.1, whole genome shotgun sequence genome:
- the Ankle2 gene encoding ankyrin repeat and LEM domain-containing protein 2 homolog, producing the protein MPYYGLYIPVKGGATSTNGANSTNASTLADTTSGGGDVNKDNNETDVSAFVFQNKKDALLVLKQHKDARFKEFLNEDDAIKYAQTGFEIVQNKYNDIKTSTESLEKAAFRAPTKQQLIRFRQIIEEDDWKLVKKMIWDNPRYLVSSGDTPTILKEGYRYNAMHVCAITQCPNVAKLILDTVSDPKFADLLMGKKNDEKSCKELCANLLDYYLNIPEKGRNETPLHLASKFGWPVMVEILTSYPECKMLKNSQGLTPRFIICDRGKRENYAKIEELFEERYYVPVLRCNDSSIPAQIGEPFSANNPPNLNCDPLTPEVEIKALAGPMSAEKAKQFFRRWKTPPRLGSNVSSPLANNPYISPMKARNSTPIRTPRASNNSFNSPTASLQRRSLFNSTPQRKEHNGVIDSNGFDKSILDDTFDDKQNGNHENDHNEMLSSDKLEETNNNNNHLVKMPNPQMNMLKSALCPRTPLFKHKNNAFSNYREQNFASPMVGTIELTQQINDSLLNVSDIYDSPGFRERHVKNTDAEKGIECIGRVLAKEQNVEWREYWDFLEELIDISSEKGIQKLENYLAQRQGEQDERNNRTQNSKKADILDDVCSALENCFRNSNTAAPAAITTTNTHQSTTPYTYVEKSLQVHARRMTKTIIHNIDNEVSIIDALLLELRRVKSLIYSFKEDASYVNVNFEKVHSRIGNLVSMFLENSQEVTKQMKEKILIILQNLSQAQGERREHMECVCSHIFHKLQHPTEQILPENVKTEDMCSKIWSQEKNCDCQWESNLSRKTSRRNRMEARYKNHQRLKQQEKVQKDVDHTMEANKSEWRNTTTAATINDSSDDDEFWSDFGGSDTEEDEVFLTPCESPSRLSLSDDTDDDSNKIFIYGNEPTKRDLDVLNAIFHITIDKTKYPNIHSWKSTIMRYPNEEKDFFPSPRIVKKSHSFVQPQTPTSMQKTYSIVRSNTSSSILHSPRSQTSLVTTTSVSLSTSSGSVTGSGGLIKEAILQLPTPKRLFMSPGRPKSMTANSLANNTNSNVTTAATATTATITTTATTATMKWPVQQHFQTQRPITPLNKLRGLFSAYRESQDSSPLSSSSTSP; encoded by the exons atGTATCTGCGTTTGTCTTCCAAAATAAAAAGGATGCTCTGCTAGTTTTAAAGCAACACAAAGATGCTCGTTTCAAAGAATTTCTCAATGAAGATGATGCCATTAAATATGCCCAAACTGGTTTTGAAATTgtgcaaaataaatacaatgatATTAAGA ctTCAACGGAATCCCTGGAGAAAGCTGCATTTCGAGCACCCACAAAACAACAGCTTATTAGATTTCGTCAAATCATTGAAGAGGATGACTGGAAACTTGTTAAGAAAATGATATGGGATAATCCACGATATCTAGTTAGTTCGGGTGATACACCCACAATTCTCAAAGAAGGCTATCGTTACAATGCCATGCATGTCTGTGCAATAACTCAATGCCCCAATGTGGCTAAACTAATACTTGACACAGTATCCGATCCGAAATTTGCGGATCTTTTGATGGGCAAGAAGAACGATGAGAAATCATGCAAGGAATTGTGCGCCAATCTATtggattattatttaaatataccgGAAAAGGGTAGAAATGAGACACCTCTAcatttggcctctaaatttggCTGGCCGGTTATGGTGGAAATATTAACATCTTATCCAGaatgtaaaatgttaaaaaatagtcAAGGTTTAACGCCAAGATTT ATTATATGTGACCGTGGAAAGCGtgaaaattatgcaaaaattgAAGAACTTTTTGAGGAACGTTATTATGTGCCTGTTTTACGCTGTAATGATAGTTCTATACCAGCACAAATAGGTGAACCATTTTCGGCTAATAACCCACCA AATCTAAACTGTGATCCTTTAACTCCAGAAGTGGAAATTAAAGCTTTGGCTGGTCCCATGAGTGCAGAAAAAGCTAag caatttttccGACGATGGAAGACTCCTCCTAGACTGGGCAGCAACGTGTCTTCGCCGCTAGCTAACAATCCTTATATATCACCCATGAAGGCACGTAACAGTACACCCATTAGAACGCCTCGTGCTTCAAATAACAGCTTCAATTCACCCACTGCCAGTTTGCAAAGACGTTCTCTATTCAATTCCACGCCACAGCGCAAAGAACATAATGGTGTCATTGACTCGAATGGTTTTGATAAATCAATACTTGACGATACATTCGATGACAAACAGAATGGTAATCATGAAAATGACCACAATGAAATGCTTTCTTCAGACAAACTAGAAGAaactaacaacaataataatcacTTGGTCAAAATGCCAAATCCTCAAATGAATATGTTAAAATCGGCCCTGTGTCCTCGTACACCCTTGTTTAAACATAAGAACAATGCATTTTCCAATTATCGTGAACAGAACTTTGCCTCACCCATGGTGGGTACCATAGAGCTCACACAACAAATTAATGATTCCTTATTAAATGTATCAGATATTTACGATAGTCCCGGGTTTAGGGAACGTCACGTTAAGAACACCGATGCCGAGAAGGGCATCGAGTGTATTGGTCGAGTTTTGGCCAAGGAGCAAAATGTCGAATGGCGTGAATATTGGGATTTCCTAGAAGAATTGATTGATATTTCTTCcgaaaagggtatacaaaagtTGGAAAACTATCTGGCTCAACGTCAAGGTGAACAAGATGAACGCAATAATCGAACACAAAACTCAAAAAAGGCTGATATACTCGATGATGTTTGTAGTGCTTTGGAGAATTGCTTTAGAAACTCAAACACTGCAGCACCAGCTGCCATCACAACTACCAATACACATCAATCCACTACGCCCTACACTTATGTGGAAAAATCGCTACAAGTGCATGCCAGACGTATGACCAAAACCATAATACACAACATTGATAATGAGGTGTCCATTATTGATGCCTTGCTTTTGGAATTGCGCAGAGTTAAATCACTAATTTACTCCTTCAAAGAAGACGCCAGCTATGTAAAtgttaatttcgaaaaagtacattCTCGCATTGGTAATTTAGTGTcaatgtttttggaaaattcgcAAGAGGTGACCAAGCAAATGAAAGAGAAAATActaataattttgcaaaatctatcgCAAGCACAGGGCGAGAGACGCGAACACATGGAATGTGTTTGTTCACATATTTTCCATAAGTTGCAACATCCAA ctgAACAAATTCTGCCGGAAAATGTTAAAACCGAAGATATGTGTTCGAAAATTTGGTCTCAAGAGAAAAACTGTGATTGCCAGTGGGAGAGTAATTTAAGTCGCAAAACAAGTCGTCGTAATCGCATGGAAGCTAGATATAAAAATCACCAACGCCTTAAACAACAAGAAAAGGTGCAAAAAGATGTGGATCATACAATGGAAGCCAATAAAAGCGAATGGCGTAACACTACAACAGCTGCCACCATAAATGATTCTTCAGATGATGATGAGTTTtgg tcTGATTTTGGTGGTTCTGATACCGAAGAGGATGAAGTATTCCTAACACCATGCGAGAGTCCTTCACGTTTAAGTTTATCGGATGATACGGATGATGatagtaataaaatatttatttatgg CAATGAACCCACTAAACGCGATTTGGATGTATTAAATGCTATTTTCCATATAACTATTGATAAGACTAAATATCCTAATATTCATTCCTGGAAATCCACCATAATGCGTTATCCAAATGAGGAAAAGGACTT TTTCCCTTCGCCACGAATCGTTAAGAAATCTCATTCGTTTGTACAGCCACAGACACCAACCTCAATGCAAAAGACATACTCAATTGTACGCTCGAATACAAGTTCATCGATTTTACATTCACCTAGGTCGCAAACATCTTTGGTAACTACAACATCAGTATCATTATCAACATCAAGTGGTAGCGTTACAGGTAGTGGTGGACTCATTAAAGAAGCTATACTACAATTGCCAACACCAAAACGTTTATTTATGTCACCAGGGCGACCAAAATCAATGACTGCCAACTCATTAGCTAATAATACCAATTCGAATGTTACTACTGCGGCAACTGCTACAACTGCTACTATAACTACAACAGCTACTACTGCTACCATGAAATGGCCAGtccagcagcattttcaaactCAAAGACCAATTACGCCCCTCAACAAGTTACGTGGCCTTTTTAGTGCCTACCGCGAAAGCCAAGACAGTAGTCCGCTTTCATCTTCATCAACTTCACCCTAA